The Aeoliella mucimassa genome includes the window AGATCGCCCACGGCCGCTGCGCGATTCCCGCTCCAGCAACCGCCGAGATGCTTCGCGGAGTGCCGCTGGCGGACTTCACTCCCGAGGGAGAGCTGACCACCCCCACGGGGGCGGCCATTGTGACCACGCTAGCAAGTAAGTTCGGGCCGATGCCAGCTATGGCGATCGAAACCATCGGCCTGGGGGCGGGGCAGAAGGACTTCGACCATGCAAACATCTTGCGGCTCGTGATCGGCGAAGCCAGCGATGCCAGCACTGTGGTCGGCGACAAGATCGTGCTGCTCGAGACCAACCTCGACGACACCCCCGGCGAGCAGCTCGGATACTGCCTGGAACTGCTCTGGCAGGCCGGAGCGGTCGACGTGGCGACCACCCCAATTCAGATGAAGAAGGGCCGCCCAGCGGTGCAGCTAAGCGTGCAATGCCCGCTCGATCTGGCCGATAAACTCGAAGCAATCGTGTTCCGCGAGACCACAACGCTGGGTCTTCGCCGGCAAATCGTCGAGCGTCGCACCCTGCCACGCCGACACATAGAAGTAGAAACCCCGCTCGGAGTGCTGGCAGGAACCGTGGCCACCCTGTCCGACGGCACCGAGCGGTTCGCCCCCGAATACGAGTCGTGCCGCACGGTCGCCCAACAACAAGGCCTGGCACTGGCCGACGTGTACCAAGCCGCCCGACAGGCGTTTGGCAAGTGATCCTGACCGGTCGAAAGGAGCTCGACAATGCTGCTAGCCCAATTTGCACCGATCTTGATGTTCGTTGCTGGCATTGCCTTAATGACCATGATCCTGCTCCGCCGGACCTATCGCACGATCGGCCGCCGGCGGAAGTTCGATAGCCGCCCGATCGACGCCCAGCCCCGCCCGAAATCGGAGTGGGACGGTGCGAAGGCCGACTCGACCGCGGTCATCGAACGGCAACGCGTTGAGCTCGCTGAAATGAGCCGCGACGTCAACGGGCAGCTCGATACAAAGATCATGATCCTCCGCGAACTGATGACCCAAAGCCAGCAGCAAATCACTCGCCTGGAGCAGTTGCTGCAGGAATCAGAAGTGGCTTCCGGCGACGCTCGTTTGCGCTAACTAAGTTCCTCGATGCGGGCGAGGATCGCGTCGCGCCCTACCACTGGCGACTCGCAGCGGTTGTTCTGGCAAACGTAGAGCACCGGCTCGTCGCTGGGGGTGCGTCCCTGGTATAGCTCGTCGATCGCTCCCTGCTCGTCGGCCGACTCCCTTGCGGCG containing:
- the larC gene encoding nickel pincer cofactor biosynthesis protein LarC produces the protein MRIAYLDCASGISGDMTLGALVDAGVDLAALQAGIDSLGLPSCRLVASEVKKRGFRATQIVVEHEPEHAHRHLHHITAMIEQSTLTAKQKQLANDIFLRLAQAEAKVHGSTIEKVHFHEVGAVDSIADIVGAAIGWDLLGVDRVEASPIPTGTGFIEIAHGRCAIPAPATAEMLRGVPLADFTPEGELTTPTGAAIVTTLASKFGPMPAMAIETIGLGAGQKDFDHANILRLVIGEASDASTVVGDKIVLLETNLDDTPGEQLGYCLELLWQAGAVDVATTPIQMKKGRPAVQLSVQCPLDLADKLEAIVFRETTTLGLRRQIVERRTLPRRHIEVETPLGVLAGTVATLSDGTERFAPEYESCRTVAQQQGLALADVYQAARQAFGK